A section of the Rossellomorea marisflavi genome encodes:
- the queF gene encoding preQ(1) synthase, with protein sequence MSGRKDEDLTDLSLLGNQGTNYLFEYAPEILEAFDNKHPNRDYFVKFNCPEFTSLCPKTGQPDFATIYISYIPGEKMVESKSLKLYLFSFRNHGDFHEDCMNIIMNDLIELMDPRYIEVWGKFTPRGGISIDPYTNYGKPGTKYEEMAFHRLMNHDMYPETIDNR encoded by the coding sequence ATGTCAGGCAGAAAAGATGAAGATCTTACAGACTTGTCCCTTTTAGGGAATCAAGGTACAAACTATCTATTCGAATATGCTCCGGAGATCCTGGAAGCATTCGATAATAAACATCCCAACAGGGACTACTTTGTGAAATTTAATTGCCCGGAATTCACTAGCCTTTGTCCGAAAACCGGTCAGCCGGATTTTGCCACCATCTACATCAGCTATATCCCTGGCGAAAAAATGGTGGAAAGCAAATCGCTTAAATTGTATTTGTTCAGCTTCCGTAACCATGGTGACTTCCATGAGGATTGCATGAACATCATCATGAATGATCTGATCGAGCTCATGGATCCACGTTACATCGAGGTCTGGGGCAAATTTACGCCACGTGGCGGTATTTCCATTGATCCTTACACCAACTACGGGAAACCGGGTACGAAATATGAGGAAATGGCGTTCCATCGTTTGATGAATCATGATATGTATCCTGAGACCATCGACAATCGTTGA
- a CDS encoding DUF6241 domain-containing protein, translating to MKKILSISLIALGLAAFVGFGAYKIFENASAFEEKANPAKAEKPEDKDSPYATKEEEVREQTGTIGGIEYTLKIPENAEESEIVDIMHKMTHQKVRSQDKWGAIPMMPETVQPVLETIQASSFDHREELQNIAEKWKKEDFSSIDKDHNYFWTLQGGTVGEAYGIMNKEEEEAFIQNNFKQAE from the coding sequence ATGAAAAAGATATTGTCCATATCCCTTATTGCACTAGGGCTTGCCGCCTTTGTGGGGTTTGGGGCTTATAAGATATTTGAGAATGCATCAGCTTTTGAAGAAAAAGCTAATCCTGCAAAAGCTGAAAAACCTGAGGATAAAGACTCTCCTTACGCAACCAAGGAAGAAGAAGTGAGGGAGCAGACGGGCACCATCGGGGGAATCGAGTATACCTTGAAGATCCCTGAAAACGCCGAAGAAAGTGAAATCGTCGACATCATGCACAAAATGACCCACCAGAAGGTCCGCTCCCAGGATAAATGGGGAGCCATTCCCATGATGCCGGAAACGGTCCAACCCGTTCTTGAAACCATTCAAGCCTCTTCTTTCGACCATAGAGAAGAACTCCAAAACATCGCCGAAAAGTGGAAAAAAGAAGATTTTTCTTCCATCGACAAAGACCATAACTACTTTTGGACCCTTCAGGGTGGAACTGTAGGAGAAGCCTATGGCATCATGAATAAGGAAGAGGAAGAAGCCTTCATCCAGAATAACTTCAAGCAAGCGGAATGA
- a CDS encoding EamA family transporter, translated as MKSYRASLCVLIGASSYGIHASVVKLGLGKGYSVPDITGLQYLFGLVMLFAAFLFTRKVKMTAGQVAALLGVGVFLSLTGIFYGMSLSLIPASIAVVMLFQFTWIGVLIEALYIRKVPSKKKLVSVLFLWIGTLFAGGLGSSRGFDWTGNSLGLLYGFGAAVTFALFMFFSGKAARNVPTFQKSMIISFGGILVVLAVFQPSFIQQPSEIMEMADFGLLVAIFGNILPVVFFAIGTPHLDSSMSTIMGAAELPAAILAAMWILHEQVAVFQFAGIALILAGIIIPQIQPGQKKSFS; from the coding sequence ATGAAATCATATCGTGCATCATTATGCGTGCTCATCGGAGCAAGCAGCTACGGCATCCACGCCTCGGTTGTGAAGCTGGGTCTGGGAAAAGGCTACTCGGTCCCGGATATCACAGGACTTCAATATTTATTCGGCTTAGTGATGCTGTTCGCCGCCTTTTTATTCACACGCAAGGTGAAGATGACGGCCGGACAGGTAGCTGCGCTATTGGGGGTAGGGGTGTTTTTAAGTTTAACGGGGATCTTTTATGGCATGAGTCTGAGTCTCATCCCTGCTTCCATCGCCGTCGTCATGCTGTTTCAATTCACATGGATCGGAGTTCTGATCGAAGCTCTCTACATAAGGAAGGTACCTTCAAAAAAGAAACTGGTTTCGGTGCTGTTTTTATGGATCGGTACGTTATTCGCCGGCGGCTTGGGTTCATCCCGGGGCTTCGACTGGACGGGTAACTCGCTCGGATTATTATATGGATTTGGTGCTGCCGTCACGTTTGCCCTGTTCATGTTTTTCAGCGGAAAGGCAGCGAGAAATGTACCAACCTTCCAGAAAAGCATGATCATTTCATTTGGCGGCATACTGGTTGTGCTGGCCGTGTTTCAGCCTTCCTTCATCCAACAGCCGTCTGAAATCATGGAAATGGCGGATTTCGGCCTGCTTGTGGCCATATTCGGAAACATCCTTCCCGTTGTCTTCTTTGCCATTGGGACACCACATCTTGATTCGAGCATGTCGACGATCATGGGGGCAGCGGAGCTTCCTGCCGCCATCCTGGCCGCCATGTGGATCCTTCATGAACAGGTGGCCGTCTTTCAATTTGCGGGGATCGCCCTGATTCTGGCAGGAATCATCATCCCACAAATACAGCCAGGACAAAAGAAGAGTTTTAGTTAA
- a CDS encoding YitT family protein: MRQKIFSFLMMNVGALLVAVNVHFFLSPNDLATGGVSGLSIIMNHVFPGMSLGLFMILINLVLFVVGLIFLGFSFGAKTVYASFALSFYVWLLETVAPIHAPLSNDVLIQLIIGQCIAAIGMAIVFHQDASTGGTDIIAMILNKYFNIEVGRGVLLSDLTIALSSTILFGPQVGMYAFFGVILNGLVIDYVLSQFNTNKEVVIISRHSTEIKSYIVHELGKGATVHTATGAFTSDEKEVITTILGRKDYSRLKGFITKTDNKAFITAHTMNEILGQNFKRLA, encoded by the coding sequence ATGCGGCAAAAGATTTTTTCATTCTTGATGATGAACGTCGGGGCATTACTGGTGGCGGTCAACGTTCATTTTTTCCTATCACCCAATGATTTAGCGACTGGAGGAGTGAGCGGTCTGTCGATTATCATGAATCACGTGTTCCCGGGTATGTCGCTGGGACTATTCATGATCCTCATCAATCTGGTCCTGTTCGTAGTCGGTCTGATTTTCCTTGGCTTCAGCTTCGGGGCAAAAACAGTGTATGCGAGTTTCGCCCTGTCATTCTATGTGTGGCTTCTTGAAACGGTTGCGCCGATCCATGCACCGCTATCAAATGATGTCCTGATCCAGCTCATCATCGGCCAATGCATCGCCGCAATCGGAATGGCAATTGTATTTCATCAGGACGCTTCCACCGGAGGAACCGATATCATCGCTATGATCCTGAACAAATACTTCAATATTGAAGTGGGACGCGGCGTCCTGCTTTCAGATTTGACCATCGCACTTTCTTCGACGATCCTGTTCGGTCCACAGGTCGGAATGTACGCTTTCTTTGGAGTCATCCTGAATGGATTAGTGATCGACTATGTGCTTTCACAATTCAATACCAATAAGGAAGTGGTGATCATCAGCCGCCACAGCACGGAGATCAAGTCGTATATCGTCCATGAGCTTGGGAAGGGTGCAACGGTCCATACGGCAACAGGTGCCTTCACTTCTGATGAGAAGGAAGTCATTACCACGATCTTGGGACGCAAGGATTATTCCCGACTAAAGGGCTTCATCACGAAAACTGACAACAAGGCATTCATCACCGCCCATACAATGAATGAAATCCTTGGTCAAAACTTTAAACGTTTGGCATAA